The proteins below come from a single Burkholderia humptydooensis genomic window:
- the rplO gene encoding 50S ribosomal protein L15 → MELNNLKPAEGAKHAKRRVGRGIGSGLGKTAGRGHKGQKSRSGGFHKVGFEGGQMPLQRRLPKRGFTSLTKEFVGEVRLGDIEKLPVDEVDLLALKQAGLVGELTKSAKIIATGEIKRKIVVKGLGATKGARAAIEAAGGSFAE, encoded by the coding sequence ATGGAATTGAATAACCTGAAGCCGGCGGAAGGCGCGAAGCATGCGAAGCGTCGCGTTGGCCGCGGCATCGGTTCCGGCCTCGGTAAGACGGCCGGCCGTGGTCACAAGGGTCAGAAATCGCGTTCGGGCGGCTTCCACAAGGTCGGCTTCGAAGGCGGTCAGATGCCGCTGCAGCGTCGTCTGCCGAAGCGCGGCTTCACGTCGCTGACGAAGGAATTCGTCGGTGAAGTGCGCCTTGGCGACATCGAGAAGCTGCCGGTCGACGAAGTCGATCTGCTCGCTCTGAAGCAAGCCGGCCTCGTCGGCGAACTGACGAAGAGCGCGAAGATCATCGCGACGGGCGAGATCAAGCGCAAGATCGTCGTCAAGGGTCTCGGTGCGACGAAGGGTGCGCGCGCCGCGATCGAAGCGGCCGGCGGTTCGTTTGCCGAGTGA
- the dsbD gene encoding protein-disulfide reductase DsbD, with protein MFNRIPPHTQFLRFLIAVAAMLGALFGTSFAARAADDFLDPAVAFKFSVSEVPGQVDIHFKIADGYYMYRERFAFAVKSGSATLGEPQLPAGHVKFDPTFQKNVETYRGELTIHLPIKQASGPFELAVTSQGCADEGICYPPAEHVARIDGAALGAAGAAPVAAAAGADSPAADGGSWYERVTSADYARSLLEGHGFLTIIALYFVAGMVLSLLPCSYPMIPILSAIIVGEGAHATRARAFALSLTYVIGMALVYTALGVAAALVGQSLGAWLQNPWVLGAFALLLTVFALLLIGGIDIALPQRWQSGAAQTTGPRKGGRFVAVATMGALSALVVGACMTAPLFAVLAFIAHTGNAFLGGAALFSMGIGLGVPLLVIGIGAGTLLPRAGAWMDGVKVFFGVVLLAAALWIVWPALNAASQLGLGALWLLIAAAALGLFTPHSGSSSIWRRLGRGLGAALAIWAATLLVGLAAGSTDPLRPLAVLAARAALSNGVANAGAAAYEGPAFAPVRSIAELDEIVKTSTRPVLLDFYADWCVSCKEMEHLTFTDARVGARFSQMRLVRADVTANTPDEQALLKRFGLFGPPGIIMFDSNGQERGRVVGYQSADRFLRSLDRMSLPAALSAP; from the coding sequence ATGTTTAACCGTATTCCGCCTCACACGCAGTTCCTTCGCTTCCTGATCGCCGTCGCCGCGATGCTCGGCGCGCTGTTCGGCACGTCGTTCGCGGCGCGCGCGGCGGACGATTTCCTCGATCCCGCGGTCGCGTTCAAATTCAGCGTGAGCGAGGTGCCAGGCCAGGTCGACATCCATTTCAAGATCGCCGACGGCTATTACATGTATCGCGAGCGCTTCGCGTTTGCGGTGAAAAGCGGCTCGGCCACGCTCGGCGAGCCGCAGTTGCCGGCCGGGCACGTGAAGTTCGATCCGACGTTCCAGAAGAACGTCGAAACCTACCGCGGCGAACTGACGATCCACCTGCCGATCAAGCAGGCGTCGGGGCCGTTCGAGCTCGCGGTGACGTCGCAGGGCTGCGCGGACGAAGGGATCTGCTATCCGCCCGCCGAGCATGTCGCGCGAATCGACGGCGCGGCGCTCGGCGCAGCGGGCGCGGCGCCCGTCGCGGCGGCCGCCGGCGCCGATTCGCCCGCGGCCGACGGCGGCAGTTGGTACGAACGCGTGACGAGCGCCGACTACGCGCGCTCGCTGCTCGAAGGCCACGGATTCCTGACGATCATCGCGCTCTATTTCGTGGCCGGCATGGTGCTGAGCCTGTTGCCGTGCTCGTATCCGATGATCCCGATCCTGTCGGCGATCATCGTCGGCGAAGGCGCGCATGCGACGCGCGCGCGCGCGTTCGCGCTGTCGCTCACCTATGTGATCGGCATGGCGCTCGTTTATACGGCGCTCGGCGTCGCGGCCGCGCTCGTCGGGCAGAGCCTCGGCGCGTGGCTGCAGAATCCGTGGGTGCTCGGCGCGTTCGCGCTGCTGCTCACCGTGTTCGCGCTGCTGCTGATCGGCGGCATCGACATCGCGCTGCCGCAGCGCTGGCAGAGCGGCGCCGCGCAGACGACCGGGCCCCGCAAGGGCGGACGCTTCGTGGCCGTCGCGACGATGGGCGCGCTGTCCGCGCTCGTCGTCGGCGCCTGCATGACCGCGCCGCTCTTTGCCGTCCTCGCGTTCATCGCACATACGGGCAACGCATTCCTCGGCGGCGCCGCGCTCTTCTCGATGGGAATCGGCCTCGGCGTGCCGCTTCTCGTCATCGGTATCGGTGCAGGCACGCTGCTGCCCCGCGCCGGCGCATGGATGGACGGCGTGAAGGTATTTTTCGGCGTCGTGTTGCTCGCCGCCGCGCTGTGGATCGTCTGGCCGGCGCTGAACGCCGCGTCGCAGCTCGGTCTGGGCGCGTTGTGGCTGCTGATCGCCGCCGCCGCGCTCGGGCTCTTCACGCCGCATTCGGGCTCGTCGTCGATCTGGCGCCGGCTCGGGCGCGGGCTCGGCGCCGCGCTCGCGATCTGGGCGGCGACGCTTCTCGTCGGTCTCGCGGCGGGCTCGACCGATCCGCTGCGCCCGCTTGCCGTGCTCGCGGCGCGTGCGGCGCTGAGCAACGGCGTCGCCAACGCCGGCGCGGCTGCGTATGAAGGGCCGGCGTTCGCGCCGGTGCGCTCGATAGCCGAGCTCGACGAGATCGTGAAGACGTCGACCCGGCCGGTGCTGCTCGACTTCTATGCGGACTGGTGCGTGAGCTGCAAGGAGATGGAGCATCTGACGTTCACCGACGCGCGCGTCGGCGCGCGGTTTTCGCAGATGCGCCTCGTGCGCGCGGACGTGACCGCGAACACGCCCGACGAGCAGGCGCTCCTGAAGCGTTTCGGCCTGTTTGGGCCGCCGGGCATCATCATGTTCGACTCGAACGGGCAGGAGCGCGGGCGCGTCGTCGGCTATCAGTCGGCCGATCGCTTCCTGCGCAGTCTCGATCGGATGTCGTTGCCGGCCGCGTTGTCGGCGCCGTGA
- the rpsK gene encoding 30S ribosomal protein S11 — protein MAKASNTAAQRVRKKVKKNVAEGVVHVHASFNNTIITITDRQGNALAWATSGGQGFKGSRKSTPFAAQVAAESAGRVAMEYGVKNLEVRIKGPGPGRESAVRALHGLGIKITAISDVTPIPHNGCRPPKRRRI, from the coding sequence ATGGCTAAGGCTTCCAATACCGCGGCGCAACGCGTTCGCAAAAAGGTCAAGAAGAACGTCGCTGAAGGCGTGGTTCACGTTCATGCGTCGTTCAACAACACGATCATCACGATCACCGATCGCCAAGGCAATGCGCTGGCGTGGGCGACGTCGGGCGGCCAGGGCTTCAAGGGCTCGCGCAAATCGACGCCGTTCGCCGCACAGGTGGCTGCCGAGTCGGCCGGCCGCGTCGCGATGGAATATGGCGTGAAGAATCTGGAAGTGCGGATCAAGGGTCCCGGCCCGGGCCGCGAGTCGGCAGTGCGCGCGCTGCACGGCCTCGGCATCAAGATCACGGCGATCTCCGACGTGACGCCGATTCCGCACAACGGCTGCCGTCCGCCGAAGCGTCGCCGCATCTAA
- the rpmJ gene encoding 50S ribosomal protein L36 encodes MKVMASVKRICRNCKIIKRKGVVRVICSSDPRHKQRQG; translated from the coding sequence ATGAAAGTGATGGCATCGGTTAAGCGCATTTGCCGCAATTGCAAGATCATCAAGCGCAAAGGCGTGGTTCGCGTGATCTGCAGCTCGGATCCGCGTCACAAGCAGCGCCAAGGCTGA
- a CDS encoding DNA-directed RNA polymerase subunit alpha, with protein MQTSLLKPKIIAVESLGENHAKVVMEPFERGYGHTLGNALRRVLLSSMVGYAPTEVTIAGVVHEYSTLDGVQEDVVNLLLNLKGVVFKLHNRDEVTVTLRKEGEGVVTAGDIELAHDCEVINPNHVIAHLSKGGKLDVQIKVEKGRGYVPGNVRRYGDETAKIIGRIVLDASFSPVRRVSYAVESARVEQRTDLDKLVMNIETSGVITPEEAIRQSARILVDQLSVFAALEGTETAAEAPSRAPQIDPILLRPVDDLELTVRSANCLKAENIYYIGDLIQRTENELLKTPNLGRKSLNEIKEVLASRGLTLGMKLENWPPAGLDK; from the coding sequence ATGCAAACCAGTTTGTTGAAACCCAAGATCATCGCCGTGGAATCGCTGGGCGAGAACCACGCGAAGGTGGTCATGGAGCCGTTCGAACGCGGTTACGGCCACACCTTGGGCAATGCGCTTCGCCGTGTGCTGCTGTCGTCGATGGTCGGCTACGCGCCGACCGAAGTGACGATCGCCGGCGTCGTGCACGAATATTCGACGCTTGATGGTGTGCAAGAGGACGTCGTCAACCTGCTGCTGAACCTGAAGGGCGTGGTGTTCAAACTGCATAACCGCGACGAAGTCACGGTGACGCTGCGCAAGGAAGGCGAAGGCGTCGTGACGGCCGGCGATATCGAGCTGGCCCACGATTGCGAAGTCATCAACCCGAATCACGTGATCGCGCATCTGTCGAAGGGCGGCAAGCTCGACGTGCAGATCAAGGTCGAGAAGGGCCGTGGCTATGTGCCGGGCAACGTGCGCCGCTATGGCGACGAAACGGCGAAGATCATCGGCCGCATCGTCCTCGACGCATCGTTTTCGCCGGTTCGCCGCGTGAGCTATGCGGTCGAGAGCGCGCGTGTCGAACAGCGCACCGACCTCGACAAGCTCGTGATGAACATCGAAACGAGCGGCGTCATCACGCCGGAAGAAGCGATCCGCCAGTCGGCACGCATCCTCGTCGACCAGTTGTCCGTGTTCGCGGCGCTGGAAGGCACGGAAACGGCCGCGGAAGCGCCGTCGCGCGCGCCGCAGATCGATCCGATCCTGTTGCGCCCGGTCGACGACCTCGAGCTGACTGTCCGTTCGGCGAACTGCCTGAAGGCCGAGAACATCTACTACATCGGCGACCTGATCCAGCGCACGGAAAACGAGTTGCTGAAGACGCCGAACCTCGGCCGCAAGTCGCTCAACGAGATCAAGGAAGTGCTCGCTTCGCGCGGTCTCACGCTGGGCATGAAGCTCGAGAACTGGCCGCCGGCTGGCCTCGACAAGTAA
- the rpsM gene encoding 30S ribosomal protein S13, with translation MARIAGVNIPNHQHTEIGLTAIFGIGRTRARSICVASGVAFSKKVKDLTDADLEKLREEVGKFVVEGDLRREVTMNIKRLMDLGCYRGVRHRKGLPLRGQRTRTNARTRKGPRRAAQALKK, from the coding sequence ATGGCTCGTATCGCAGGGGTTAACATCCCGAATCACCAGCATACCGAAATCGGCCTGACGGCGATTTTCGGTATCGGCCGCACGCGCGCGCGCAGCATCTGCGTGGCATCCGGTGTGGCGTTTTCGAAGAAGGTCAAGGACCTGACCGACGCAGACCTCGAAAAGCTGCGTGAAGAAGTGGGCAAGTTTGTCGTCGAAGGCGATCTGCGCCGTGAAGTGACGATGAACATCAAGCGCCTGATGGATCTCGGCTGCTACCGCGGCGTCCGCCATCGCAAGGGTCTGCCCCTGCGCGGCCAGCGTACGCGTACGAACGCCCGTACCCGCAAGGGTCCGCGTCGTGCAGCGCAAGCGCTGAAGAAATAA
- the cutA gene encoding divalent-cation tolerance protein CutA: protein MVIVMMLTTVPDAAVARALADGALSARLAACVSELGAIRSSYHWQGKVETADEIQLLFKTSAVRALELERYIQSHHPYDVPEIVSWQATATAAYGHWVATETQRLFHV from the coding sequence ATGGTGATCGTGATGATGTTGACGACCGTGCCCGACGCCGCCGTCGCCCGCGCGCTCGCGGACGGCGCGCTGTCGGCCCGGCTCGCCGCGTGCGTATCCGAGCTCGGCGCGATCCGTTCGAGCTACCATTGGCAGGGCAAGGTCGAGACGGCCGACGAGATCCAGTTGTTGTTCAAGACGAGCGCGGTGCGCGCGCTGGAGCTCGAGCGGTACATCCAGTCGCACCATCCGTACGACGTCCCGGAGATCGTCTCGTGGCAGGCGACGGCGACCGCCGCATACGGCCATTGGGTCGCCACCGAAACTCAGCGTCTATTTCATGTTTAA
- the rpsE gene encoding 30S ribosomal protein S5, with protein MAKMQAKVQADERDDGLREKMISVNRVTKVVKGGRILGFAALTVVGDGDGRVGMGKGKAKEVPVAVQKAMEQARRNMFKVPLKNGTLQHEVHGKHGASTVLLAPAKDGTGVIAGGPMRAVFDVMGVQNVVAKSHGSTNPYNLVRATLDGLRKQSTPADIAAKRGKSVEEILG; from the coding sequence ATGGCAAAGATGCAAGCGAAAGTTCAGGCTGACGAGCGCGACGACGGCCTTCGCGAAAAAATGATTTCGGTCAATCGCGTGACCAAGGTCGTGAAGGGTGGCCGGATTCTCGGCTTCGCCGCGCTGACCGTGGTCGGCGATGGCGATGGCCGCGTCGGCATGGGCAAGGGCAAGGCGAAGGAAGTGCCCGTCGCTGTTCAGAAGGCGATGGAGCAGGCCCGCCGCAACATGTTCAAGGTGCCGCTGAAGAACGGTACGCTGCAGCACGAAGTGCACGGCAAGCACGGCGCATCGACGGTCCTCCTCGCTCCGGCGAAGGACGGTACCGGCGTGATCGCCGGCGGCCCGATGCGCGCGGTGTTCGACGTGATGGGCGTGCAGAACGTCGTCGCGAAGAGCCACGGCTCGACGAACCCGTACAACCTCGTTCGTGCGACGCTGGACGGCCTGCGCAAGCAGTCGACCCCGGCTGACATCGCGGCGAAGCGCGGCAAGTCCGTCGAAGAAATTTTGGGCTAA
- the infA gene encoding translation initiation factor IF-1 translates to MAKDDVIQMQGEVIENLPNATFRVKLENGHVVLGHISGKMRMHYIRILPGDKVTVELTPYDLSRARIVFRAK, encoded by the coding sequence ATGGCCAAAGACGATGTAATCCAGATGCAGGGTGAGGTGATCGAAAACCTTCCGAATGCGACCTTCCGGGTGAAGCTGGAAAACGGCCATGTCGTATTGGGACATATCTCCGGAAAGATGCGGATGCACTACATCCGTATCCTTCCCGGCGACAAGGTGACGGTTGAATTGACGCCTTACGATCTGTCTCGTGCGCGGATCGTGTTCCGGGCGAAGTGA
- the rplQ gene encoding 50S ribosomal protein L17 gives MRHRHGLRKLNRTSSHRLAMLRNMSNSLIEHEVIKTTLPKAKELRKVVEPLITLGKKPSLANRRLAFNRLRDRDSVAKLFDVLGPRFANRPGGYLRILKFGFRVGDNAPMALVELLDRPEVEETENVQEAE, from the coding sequence ATGCGTCACCGTCATGGTCTGCGGAAATTGAACCGCACGAGCAGCCACCGTCTGGCTATGCTCCGCAACATGTCCAACTCGCTGATCGAGCACGAAGTCATCAAGACGACGCTGCCGAAGGCGAAGGAACTCCGTAAGGTCGTCGAGCCCCTCATCACGCTCGGCAAGAAGCCGTCGCTCGCGAACCGCCGCCTGGCGTTCAACCGCCTGCGCGATCGCGATTCCGTCGCGAAGCTGTTCGACGTCCTCGGCCCGCGCTTCGCGAACCGTCCGGGTGGCTACCTGCGCATCCTGAAATTCGGTTTCCGCGTCGGCGACAACGCACCGATGGCGCTCGTCGAACTGCTCGACCGTCCGGAAGTCGAAGAGACCGAAAACGTCCAGGAAGCCGAATAA
- the rpmD gene encoding 50S ribosomal protein L30 → MSEKTVKVQLVKSLIGTRESHRATVRGLGLRRLNSVSELQDTPAVRGMINKVSYLVKVIG, encoded by the coding sequence ATGTCTGAAAAAACTGTCAAGGTTCAGCTCGTGAAGAGCCTGATTGGGACCCGCGAATCGCACCGCGCCACCGTGCGCGGTCTGGGTCTGCGCCGTCTCAACTCGGTCAGCGAGCTGCAGGATACGCCGGCGGTGCGCGGGATGATCAACAAGGTCTCGTACCTTGTCAAGGTCATCGGTTAA
- the rpsD gene encoding 30S ribosomal protein S4, giving the protein MARYIGPKAKLSRREGTDLFLKSARRSLADKCKLDSKPGQHGRISGARTSDYGTQLREKQKVKRIYGVLERQFRRYFAEADRRKGNTGENLLQLLESRLDNVVYRMGFGSTRAEARQLVSHKAITVNGIVANIPSQQVKAGDVVSIREKAKKQARIVEALSLAEQGGMPSWVAVDAKKFEGTFKQMPERADIAGDINESLIVELYSR; this is encoded by the coding sequence GTGGCACGTTATATCGGCCCTAAGGCCAAGCTGTCCCGCCGTGAAGGCACCGATCTGTTCCTGAAGAGCGCGCGCCGCTCGCTCGCCGACAAGTGCAAGCTCGACAGCAAGCCCGGTCAGCATGGCCGCATCTCGGGTGCGCGCACGTCGGACTACGGCACGCAATTGCGCGAAAAGCAGAAGGTCAAGCGCATTTACGGCGTGCTCGAACGTCAGTTCCGCCGCTACTTCGCCGAAGCCGACCGCCGCAAGGGCAACACGGGTGAAAACCTGCTGCAACTGCTCGAGTCGCGTCTCGACAACGTCGTATACCGCATGGGCTTCGGCTCGACCCGCGCTGAAGCGCGCCAGCTCGTGAGCCACAAGGCGATCACCGTCAACGGCATCGTCGCGAACATTCCGTCGCAGCAAGTGAAGGCCGGCGACGTGGTCTCGATCCGTGAAAAGGCGAAGAAGCAAGCGCGTATCGTCGAAGCGCTGTCGCTGGCTGAGCAAGGCGGCATGCCGAGCTGGGTTGCGGTCGATGCGAAGAAGTTCGAAGGCACGTTCAAGCAAATGCCGGAGCGCGCCGACATCGCGGGCGACATCAACGAAAGCCTGATCGTCGAATTGTATTCGCGTTAA
- the secY gene encoding preprotein translocase subunit SecY, producing MANSPSLAKPGRSTAKFGDLRRRAMFLLLALIVYRIGAHIPVPGIDPDQLAKLFQSQAGGILGMFNMFSGGALSRFTIFALGIMPYISASIIMQLMAIVSPQLEALKKEGQAGQRKITQYTRYFTVVLATFQAFGIAAALENQPGLVTDPGAVFRLTTVVTLVTGTMFLMWLGEQITERGLGNGISIIIFGGIAAGFPNAVGGLFELVRTGSMSIISAIIIVVLIAAVTYLVVFIERGQRKILVNYAKRQVGNKIYGGQSSHLPLKLNMSGVIPPIFASSIILFPATILSWFSSGERKGWLSDTLHNVAEALKPGQPVYVLLYTLAIVFFCFFYTALVFNSRETADNLKKSGAFVPGIRPGDQTARYIDRILTRLTLAGAVYIVFVCLLPEFLVLRWNVPFYFGGTSLLIIVVVTMDFMAQVQSYVMSQQYESLLKKANFKGGNIPMR from the coding sequence TTGGCTAACAGCCCGAGTCTCGCAAAACCCGGTCGAAGCACGGCGAAGTTCGGCGATCTGCGCCGGCGTGCAATGTTCTTGCTGCTGGCGCTGATCGTCTATCGCATCGGCGCGCACATCCCGGTGCCGGGCATCGACCCGGATCAACTGGCGAAGCTGTTCCAGAGCCAGGCGGGCGGCATCCTGGGCATGTTCAACATGTTCTCGGGTGGCGCGCTGTCGCGCTTCACGATCTTCGCGCTGGGGATCATGCCGTACATCTCGGCGTCGATCATCATGCAACTGATGGCGATCGTGTCGCCGCAGCTCGAGGCGCTGAAGAAGGAAGGGCAGGCCGGACAGCGGAAGATCACGCAGTACACGCGGTATTTCACCGTGGTGCTCGCGACGTTCCAGGCTTTCGGCATCGCGGCCGCGCTGGAGAACCAGCCGGGGCTCGTGACCGATCCGGGCGCGGTGTTCCGTCTGACGACGGTCGTCACGCTGGTGACGGGCACGATGTTCCTGATGTGGCTCGGCGAGCAGATCACCGAGCGCGGTCTCGGCAACGGCATTTCGATCATCATCTTCGGCGGGATCGCAGCAGGGTTCCCGAATGCCGTCGGTGGGCTGTTCGAACTGGTGCGCACGGGTTCGATGAGCATCATTTCGGCGATCATCATCGTCGTTCTGATTGCCGCGGTGACTTACCTGGTCGTGTTCATCGAACGCGGTCAGCGCAAGATCCTCGTGAACTACGCGAAGCGCCAGGTCGGCAACAAGATCTATGGCGGGCAGTCGTCCCACCTGCCGCTGAAGCTGAACATGTCGGGCGTGATTCCGCCGATCTTCGCATCGTCGATCATCCTGTTCCCGGCGACGATCCTGAGCTGGTTCAGCTCGGGCGAGCGCAAGGGATGGCTGTCCGACACGCTGCACAACGTCGCGGAAGCGCTGAAGCCGGGCCAGCCGGTCTATGTGCTGCTGTACACGCTGGCAATCGTGTTTTTCTGCTTCTTCTACACCGCGCTGGTGTTCAACAGCAGGGAAACCGCAGACAACCTGAAGAAGAGCGGCGCGTTCGTGCCGGGCATCCGTCCGGGCGACCAGACCGCGCGATACATCGACCGGATCCTCACGCGTCTCACGCTGGCCGGTGCGGTCTACATCGTCTTCGTGTGTCTGCTGCCGGAGTTCCTGGTGCTGCGCTGGAACGTGCCGTTTTATTTTGGTGGAACGTCGCTGCTGATCATTGTCGTCGTCACGATGGACTTCATGGCGCAGGTGCAGTCGTACGTTATGTCGCAACAGTATGAGTCGCTGCTCAAGAAAGCCAATTTCAAGGGCGGCAACATCCCAATGCGTTAA